In one Desulfobaculum bizertense DSM 18034 genomic region, the following are encoded:
- a CDS encoding UvrD-helicase domain-containing protein yields MNQDVQVAIADNFIESCSKLPVDSREKAFRFLLKFKRNPLGQGANLEKLTMCRDKNLYSARIDKASRAILKKSESGSVLLLLWADTHDEAYRWAQNRVCEINPETGAIQLYTVDEQTIANERAPEETQTGLFANVRDRHLLKLGVPKALLPKIHRMQQKIDLIEAEDEVPRDCFEALTFLADGEPLEDVLLLVDELRGEQERVDTSDFEKALINPYSQQKFYVGPSEKELKAALDAPLEKWRVFLHPSQRKIVQRDWNGPVRLLGGAGTGKTVVALHRAKWLAENRCTADQKILVTTFTKNLATDIANNLAAICLDGQMAHVEVVNLDRWVNEFLQRNNYRFTIDYGKQADELWRKAFESRSDSLDSKFDEKFFREEWANIIQPEEVLTLKEYFKVSRTGRGIRMGRKERKLVWPVFEEYRVLQNERGIREPADAMRDACGLLQHMGKKPFNHVIVDEAQDMSSQAFKLLRTMVDEHPNDIFITGDAHQRIYGRPVVLGRCGIEVRGRSKKLKINYRTTDEIKTWAISVLQGVSVDDLDGGEDRFEQYTSLLHGENPCIRRFENVEKEVEGVVELISALKANGLAQESLCVVARTNSVVDSYGTMLNERGVPTYRILGTAIDERKKQGVRLATMHRVKGLEFDAMIIAGANADMIPNAALTTDDPMVKVSILNKERALLHVAATRAKKYVFVTGYGEQSPFLEM; encoded by the coding sequence ATGAATCAGGATGTTCAAGTGGCTATTGCTGATAATTTTATTGAGAGTTGCTCAAAGCTCCCTGTGGATTCTCGGGAAAAGGCGTTTCGTTTTTTGCTGAAGTTTAAAAGGAATCCCTTGGGGCAGGGGGCAAATCTCGAAAAGCTTACGATGTGCCGCGACAAGAACCTCTATTCTGCACGAATTGACAAAGCGAGCCGTGCAATTTTGAAAAAATCTGAGTCAGGTTCTGTTCTTTTGTTGCTTTGGGCAGACACCCATGATGAGGCATACCGCTGGGCACAGAATAGAGTGTGTGAAATTAACCCTGAGACAGGTGCCATTCAGCTGTATACCGTTGATGAGCAGACCATAGCAAATGAGAGGGCTCCAGAGGAGACCCAAACGGGGCTTTTTGCAAATGTTCGGGACAGACATTTGCTCAAGCTTGGAGTTCCTAAGGCGCTGCTTCCCAAGATCCATAGAATGCAGCAAAAAATTGACTTGATTGAAGCTGAAGATGAGGTTCCGCGTGACTGCTTTGAAGCGCTGACTTTTTTGGCAGACGGGGAGCCATTGGAAGATGTGCTTCTTTTGGTTGATGAACTGCGTGGTGAACAGGAACGTGTTGATACCAGTGATTTTGAAAAGGCACTGATAAACCCGTATTCTCAGCAGAAATTTTATGTTGGCCCTTCTGAAAAAGAACTCAAAGCAGCTTTGGATGCTCCGTTAGAGAAATGGCGAGTTTTCTTGCACCCATCGCAGAGAAAAATAGTTCAGCGAGATTGGAATGGGCCTGTCCGTCTTCTTGGAGGCGCAGGGACGGGGAAGACAGTTGTTGCCTTGCACAGAGCGAAGTGGCTTGCTGAGAATCGATGTACAGCAGATCAGAAAATACTCGTTACGACGTTTACTAAAAATTTGGCGACAGACATCGCGAATAATCTTGCGGCTATTTGTCTTGATGGACAGATGGCGCATGTTGAAGTCGTGAATCTTGATCGATGGGTCAACGAGTTCCTGCAAAGGAATAATTACAGGTTCACCATTGATTATGGAAAGCAGGCAGATGAGCTGTGGCGAAAAGCTTTTGAATCACGGTCTGACAGTCTTGACTCCAAGTTTGATGAAAAATTCTTTAGGGAAGAATGGGCGAACATTATTCAACCCGAGGAAGTATTGACTCTTAAAGAGTACTTCAAAGTCTCTCGAACAGGCCGAGGTATTCGCATGGGGCGAAAAGAGCGAAAACTCGTCTGGCCTGTTTTTGAAGAGTATCGAGTTTTGCAAAATGAGCGTGGAATACGGGAGCCTGCCGATGCAATGCGAGATGCGTGTGGCCTATTACAACACATGGGGAAAAAGCCGTTTAATCACGTCATTGTCGACGAAGCTCAAGACATGAGTTCTCAGGCTTTTAAGCTTCTGAGAACAATGGTCGATGAACATCCGAATGATATATTTATTACGGGTGATGCGCATCAGCGTATTTATGGGCGACCTGTTGTCCTAGGACGATGTGGAATTGAAGTGCGCGGGCGGTCTAAAAAGTTAAAAATTAATTATCGCACAACGGATGAAATAAAAACTTGGGCAATTTCTGTGCTTCAAGGTGTTTCTGTGGATGATCTTGATGGAGGAGAGGATAGGTTCGAACAGTATACATCTTTGTTGCATGGTGAAAATCCCTGTATCCGACGTTTTGAAAATGTAGAGAAAGAAGTTGAAGGGGTTGTTGAGCTTATTTCTGCTTTGAAAGCAAATGGATTAGCACAAGAATCTTTATGTGTTGTCGCTCGAACAAACTCCGTTGTAGATTCTTATGGAACGATGCTGAATGAAAGAGGGGTTCCAACGTATAGGATACTTGGCACCGCAATCGATGAAAGGAAAAAACAAGGGGTCAGACTTGCTACAATGCATCGAGTTAAGGGATTGGAATTTGATGCAATGATTATTGCAGGAGCAAATGCGGATATGATCCCTAATGCGGCGTTAACAACGGATGATCCTATGGTGAAAGTTTCTATTTTGAATAAAGAGCGGGCCTTGCTCCATGTTGCTGCAACTCGTGCCAAAAAATATGTTTTTGTCACAGGGTATGGGGAGCAAAGCCCTTTTCTTGAAATGTAA
- a CDS encoding helix-turn-helix transcriptional regulator codes for MSKKSTRVEKVFNILEYLSFIGGSALCSDMTRELGISKSTLNEILNFLKDQGYVNIEKDKGVNKYRLEKRVVWQDRILDPDEVQAVQFCTDMCSELLFGGRQEKAWKGLRKYYQNMSRDSEHVVGSKMRHSFKGRVDYSDKSKILDVLFDSLSLQRWVHIDYKKINSDRAVGYKIMPVDIIVQNNALYLDAVYDDPRSPERKRRSFAVCRICNAELCKDRFKNGVEPERKCLYGLNYGPAIDVKVRYDRFVKIYVEERVWGENMLYEKEQDGSFTLSFKTASKLELESWVLSFGEHMECLEPLECREHIKKRMGAALNKYT; via the coding sequence ATGAGTAAAAAAAGTACACGAGTTGAAAAAGTTTTCAATATTTTAGAGTACTTATCGTTTATAGGGGGGAGCGCTTTATGCTCAGATATGACTAGGGAACTTGGAATTAGTAAAAGTACGCTGAATGAAATTTTGAATTTTTTAAAAGATCAAGGTTATGTGAATATTGAAAAAGATAAGGGGGTAAATAAGTATCGATTAGAAAAAAGAGTGGTGTGGCAGGACAGGATTCTTGATCCCGATGAAGTCCAAGCTGTCCAGTTCTGTACTGATATGTGTTCGGAGCTGCTGTTCGGAGGGAGACAAGAAAAAGCTTGGAAAGGGCTTCGAAAGTATTATCAAAATATGTCCCGAGATTCTGAGCATGTTGTGGGTTCGAAAATGCGGCACTCCTTTAAAGGAAGGGTTGATTATTCAGATAAGTCTAAAATTTTAGATGTGCTGTTTGATTCTCTCTCTTTGCAAAGATGGGTGCATATTGATTACAAAAAAATAAATAGTGATCGTGCTGTTGGATATAAAATTATGCCAGTGGATATAATTGTTCAAAACAATGCACTGTACCTAGACGCTGTATATGATGATCCCCGTTCACCTGAGCGCAAGAGAAGAAGTTTTGCTGTTTGTAGAATATGCAATGCTGAACTTTGTAAGGATCGCTTTAAGAATGGGGTTGAGCCAGAAAGAAAGTGTCTTTATGGCTTGAACTATGGCCCGGCGATTGATGTAAAAGTACGATACGATAGGTTTGTTAAAATTTATGTTGAAGAGCGAGTGTGGGGAGAGAATATGTTATATGAGAAAGAACAGGATGGTTCGTTTACATTAAGTTTTAAGACAGCGAGTAAGCTTGAATTAGAATCTTGGGTGCTTTCATTCGGGGAACATATGGAGTGTTTGGAGCCTTTGGAGTGTCGAGAGCATATTAAGAAAAGGATGGGGGCTGCGTTGAATAAATACACCTAG
- a CDS encoding YagK/YfjJ domain-containing protein yields MRCFEEFKEYRILGSRDKDQACRSDILERMLSLLEEYEERHGKVFIMRMDVRYPQNYFLNSKDRHMPQFIAHLTKNLSRKGLDPKYIWVREQSREKHQHYHVALILNGNLIQSPYKVFNKAEELWARALGLDSAKGLISYCNKWRTGKKGSCSYMLRRGAKDYEEVKRDVFYRLSYLAKENTKGNAPRRIREFGTSRRRS; encoded by the coding sequence ATGAGATGCTTTGAAGAATTCAAAGAATACAGGATACTGGGTAGTCGAGATAAAGACCAAGCGTGTAGATCAGATATCTTGGAAAGAATGTTGTCTCTCCTTGAAGAGTATGAAGAGCGCCACGGTAAAGTCTTCATCATGAGAATGGATGTTCGATATCCACAAAATTACTTTCTCAACTCCAAAGATAGGCACATGCCTCAATTCATCGCTCACTTGACAAAAAACTTGTCACGCAAGGGACTCGATCCGAAATACATTTGGGTTAGAGAGCAGTCTCGGGAAAAACACCAGCACTACCATGTTGCACTAATATTGAATGGGAACCTTATCCAGTCTCCATATAAAGTTTTCAACAAAGCTGAAGAGCTTTGGGCACGAGCATTAGGTTTAGACTCAGCGAAAGGACTCATATCCTACTGCAACAAATGGCGAACAGGTAAAAAGGGTTCATGCTCGTATATGCTAAGGCGAGGAGCAAAGGACTACGAAGAAGTTAAAAGAGATGTATTCTATAGATTAAGTTACTTGGCAAAAGAAAACACCAAAGGAAACGCACCTCGAAGGATCAGAGAGTTTGGCACATCAAGAAGACGGTCATGA
- a CDS encoding AAA family ATPase, whose protein sequence is MHSHKELESLVSVDMDAGEVFSGKRSGTTVKGYAKATSYTPAIHPEFIYHDAMRDIVVWFMSPPEPLYVFGPTGSGKTSLIRQLAAKLHYPVFEVTGHSRLEFPELLGHLSLDNGSMRYEYGPLALAMKYGGLVLINELDLLDPATAAGLNSVLDGSPLCISDNGGEMIIPHPMFRFVATANTNGGADETGLYQGTLRQNIAFMDRFWLCELGYPPADAELSLLQKVAPRLPETIRSAMVDFAGEVRKLFMGNGENSEHSIELTFSTRALIRWAELTVKFQPLARQGIQPVSYALYKFISFLGIMSRTYSVFLSVEKSLSLGWSKSPRPPLTRGPSNSLILLAR, encoded by the coding sequence ATGCATTCACACAAAGAACTTGAGTCGTTGGTTTCGGTCGATATGGATGCCGGAGAGGTGTTTAGTGGGAAGCGTTCTGGGACAACGGTCAAAGGCTATGCAAAAGCGACAAGCTATACGCCTGCCATTCATCCTGAGTTTATCTATCATGACGCCATGCGTGACATTGTCGTTTGGTTCATGAGTCCACCAGAACCTCTGTATGTGTTTGGCCCCACGGGGAGTGGCAAGACCAGTCTCATTCGGCAGCTTGCAGCAAAGCTTCACTATCCAGTCTTTGAAGTGACCGGCCATAGTCGGCTTGAGTTCCCGGAACTTCTGGGACACCTGAGTCTCGATAACGGGTCAATGCGTTACGAGTACGGTCCGCTTGCCCTCGCCATGAAGTATGGGGGGCTTGTGCTTATCAATGAGTTGGATTTGCTTGATCCGGCAACGGCTGCAGGACTGAATAGCGTGCTTGATGGGAGTCCGTTGTGCATTTCAGACAACGGCGGTGAAATGATCATCCCGCATCCCATGTTTCGATTTGTTGCAACGGCAAATACCAACGGTGGGGCAGATGAGACTGGTTTGTACCAGGGAACCTTGCGACAAAATATCGCGTTTATGGATCGATTTTGGCTTTGCGAATTGGGCTACCCGCCAGCGGATGCGGAGCTGTCACTGTTACAAAAAGTTGCACCCCGGCTTCCGGAAACAATTCGGTCCGCGATGGTGGATTTTGCAGGTGAAGTCCGGAAGCTGTTTATGGGGAACGGTGAAAATTCAGAGCACAGCATCGAACTGACATTCTCAACGCGAGCGCTGATTCGCTGGGCAGAACTCACTGTGAAGTTTCAGCCCTTGGCTCGACAGGGAATTCAGCCCGTGAGCTATGCTTTGTATAAATTTATATCTTTTTTGGGGATAATGAGTCGTACTTATTCTGTATTTTTGAGTGTCGAGAAGTCGCTATCTTTGGGGTGGAGTAAGAGCCCTAGGCCGCCCCTGACAAGGGGGCCTTCGAATTCTTTGATTTTGTTGGCCAGATAG